The Kribbella sp. NBC_00662 nucleotide sequence CGATCACGGCACCCGCGTGAGCCACTCCCCGGTGCCGAACTTCTCCGCAACCCGTTCCTGGGCGAGCTCGACCGTGGCGTCGTCGATCGCACCGGCCTGGAGGCCGTAGCGGTTCCGGAACGTGCCGACCATCCGCTCGATCACGTCCGTACGATCGAGACCGGTCTGGCTGCGCAGCGGGTCGACGCGCTTGTTCGCGCTCGTCGTCCCCTTGTCGGACAGCTTCTCCCGGCCGATCCGCAGTACTTCGAGCATTTTGCCGGCGTCCATGTCGTACGCCATCGTCACGTGGTGCAGAACCGCGCCGCCCGCGAACCGCTTCTGCGCCGCGCCCGCGATCTTGCCGGCCGGCGAGGTGATGTCGTTGATCGGCTGGTACGTCGCCGCGATGCCGAGATCGTTGAGTGCGCCAATGACCCAGTCGTCGAGGAACGCGTACGACTCGATGAACGACAACCCGGAGACGAGCGACTCCGGAACGTACAGCGAGTACGTGATCGTGTTGCCCGGCTCGACGAACATCGCGCCGCCGCCGCTGATCCGCCGTACCACCGTCACGTCGTGCCGGGCGGCGCCGTCCAGGTCGACCTCGTTGCGCAGCGACTGGAAGCTGCCGATGATCACCGCGTTCGAAGCCCACTCCCAGACACGCAGCGTCGGCGGACGTTCACCTGATCCGACCTGTTCGGTGAGTACTTCGTCGAGCGCCATCTGCAGCGCGGGCTCCCGCGGTACGTCGTGCACGAACTCCCACTCGTGGTCGCGCCAACCCGTTGCCCCGGTCAACGCACGGCGTACGGCGACCGCGACCGCCTCCGGGGAGAACCCGAGCATCTCGACCCCGTCGCCCAGCACACCGCGCACCCGCGCCGCGATCTGTGCCGCGGGCAAAGCGATCGGCAAGCCGGCCAAGGCGCCGTTGATCCGCTCGAGCGCGTCGTCCGGTTCGAGGAAGAAGTCGCCGGAGATCTGGGCGGTCCGCACGTGATCGTCGACCACGTCGAGGTCCGCGACGACGAGCTTCCCACCGGGCACCTTGTACTCACCATGCATACTCAGCAACAACTTGCGCTGGTCAACGGTTGTTCCCGGGGCGCATACTCCCGGTCATGGGGGAAATGAGCATGAACAAGGCGATCCACGCCGCCGTACGGCGCGACCTCGATCGCTTCCTCGACGCACTGGACCGGTTCCCGGACGGAGACCGGCAGCGGGCCGAGCAGCTGGCGGTCGCCTGGCAGAACTTCGACGAGCAGCTCACCCGGCACCACGAGGGTGAGCACGAGATCGCCTGGCCGGCGCTGGAGAAGGTCGGCGTGAGCCGGGACCTCCTGGCGCGGCTGGACGCCGAGCACGACACGATGGCGACCGCGCTCGCCGCGGCTCGTATGGCGATGGGCAAGCTGCGCAAGTCCGCGAGCGCGGCGGATGCGGCCACCGCACACGCCGCGATGCAGGAGCTGCAGCGAGTCACCGTCGTACATCTGGAACACGAGGAGGCGGAGATCGAGCCCGTCTACCTCGCGAAGCAGGACTCCCCCGAGATCAAGGCGATGGGCCGCGAGTTCGCCAAGGTCGGCCCGGTCCAGGGCGGCACCTTCTTCGCCTGGGCCCTCGACGGCGCCACCCCGGAAGAATCCGAAGCCATCACCCACACCGTCCCCAAGCCGGTCCTCACGGTCATAGCAGGCCTCTTC carries:
- a CDS encoding biotin/lipoate A/B protein ligase family protein translates to MHGEYKVPGGKLVVADLDVVDDHVRTAQISGDFFLEPDDALERINGALAGLPIALPAAQIAARVRGVLGDGVEMLGFSPEAVAVAVRRALTGATGWRDHEWEFVHDVPREPALQMALDEVLTEQVGSGERPPTLRVWEWASNAVIIGSFQSLRNEVDLDGAARHDVTVVRRISGGGAMFVEPGNTITYSLYVPESLVSGLSFIESYAFLDDWVIGALNDLGIAATYQPINDITSPAGKIAGAAQKRFAGGAVLHHVTMAYDMDAGKMLEVLRIGREKLSDKGTTSANKRVDPLRSQTGLDRTDVIERMVGTFRNRYGLQAGAIDDATVELAQERVAEKFGTGEWLTRVP
- a CDS encoding hemerythrin domain-containing protein gives rise to the protein MGEMSMNKAIHAAVRRDLDRFLDALDRFPDGDRQRAEQLAVAWQNFDEQLTRHHEGEHEIAWPALEKVGVSRDLLARLDAEHDTMATALAAARMAMGKLRKSASAADAATAHAAMQELQRVTVVHLEHEEAEIEPVYLAKQDSPEIKAMGREFAKVGPVQGGTFFAWALDGATPEESEAITHTVPKPVLTVIAGLFGRTYRKSIAPTWQH